From a single Saccopteryx bilineata isolate mSacBil1 unplaced genomic scaffold, mSacBil1_pri_phased_curated manual_scaffold_117, whole genome shotgun sequence genomic region:
- the LOC136318392 gene encoding trafficking protein particle complex subunit 5 codes for MEARFTRGKSALLERALTRPRTEVSLSAFALLFSELVQHCQSRVFSVAELQARLAALGRQVGARVLDALVSREKGARRETKVLGALLFVKGAVWKALFGKEADKLEQANDDVRTFYIIEREPLINTYISVPKENSTLNCASFTAGIVEAVLTHSGFPAKVTAHWHKGTTLMIKFEEAVIARDRALEGR; via the coding sequence ATGGAGGCACGCTTCACACGGGGGAAGTCAGCACTTCTGGAGCGCGCTCTGACACGGCCACGCACGGAGGTGAGCCTGAGTGCCTTCGCGCTGCTGTTCTCGGAGCTCGTGCAGCACTGCCAGAGCCGTGTCTTCTCCGTGGCCGAGCTGCAGGCACGCCTGGCCGCGCTGGGCCGCCAGGTGGGTGCGCGCGTTCTAGATGCGCTGGTGTCTCGGGAAAAGGGTGCCCGGCGTGAGACCAAGGTGCTGGGTGCCCTACTCTTCGTCAAGGGCGCCGTGTGGAAGGCGCTCTTCGGCAAGGAGGCCGACAAGCTGGAGCAGGCCAACGATGATGTGCGTACCTTCTATATCATCGAGCGGGAACCGCTCATCAACACTTACATCTCTGTGCCCAAGGAAAACAGCACACTGAACTGTGCTAGCTTCACGGCGGGCATCGTGGAGGCAGTGCTCACGCACAGTGGCTTCCCCGCCAAGGTCACAGCACACTGGCACAAGGGTACCACACTCATGATCAAGTTTGAGGAGGCTGTCATCGCCCGAGACCGAGCTCTTGAAGGCCGCTGA
- the RETN gene encoding resistin — MKAPSLPLLPIMGLLVCSKSLCPVDKAIRFAVTGYTRDSTCGSWDVRAETTCHYQCAATDWPGALCRSVPATF, encoded by the exons ATGAAGGCTCCATCcctacccctcctccccatcaTGGGGCTGCTGGTGTGTAGCAAGTCACTGTGTCCTGTGGATAAAGCCATTC GCTTCGCTGTCACCGGCTACACACGTGACTCTACCTGTGGCTCATGGGACGTGCGTGCCGAGACCACCTGCCACTACCAGTGCGCGGCCACGGACTGGCCGGGGGCCCTCTGTCGTAGTGTGCCCGCCACCTTCTGA
- the LOC136318394 gene encoding mast cell-expressed membrane protein 1-like: MCGQIGRLGTTEAEEIYINKEVRMQAAAFKDKQRGAPANKKGVDDPAYENIILTFRNRDQPKDSHSPPKSEAWSRPSLDIAQAPHWLQRAIVSLYFLLALFSIILLAWVLVKIYISARECQEGQEQGWSNIQKNVSDVKQSITTVNDKLKRLSADVGKIKTQVQIISDMLEKLSNQQSTPQ, from the exons ATGTGTGGACAAATTGGCAGACTGGGGACCACGGAAGCTGAGGAAATCTACATAAACAAGGAGGTCAGGATGCAGGCAGCAGCCTTCAAAGACAAGCAACGGGGGGCCCCAGCCAATAAAAAAG GTGTAGATGACCCTGCCTATGAGAATATCATCTTGACCTTCAGAAACCGGGACCAACCAAAAGACAGTCATTCACCTCCCAAGAGTGAGG CCTGGTCAAGACCATCCTTGGACATTGCTCAAGCCCCCCATTGGTTGCAGAGAGCCATCGTGAGCTTGTATTTTCTTCTTGCCCTGTTTTCCATCATTTTGTTGGCTTGGGTCCTGGTGAAAA TCTACATCTCGGCGCGTGAGTGCCAGGAAGGGCAAGAGCAGGGCTGGAGCAATATCCAGAAGAACGTCAGCGATGTCAAACAGAGCATTACTACGGTCAATGACAAACTGAAGAGGCTGTCAGCAG ATGTAGGAAAAATCAAAACTCAGGTACAGATAATCTCCGACATGCTGGAGAAACTGTCAAATCAAC AGTCCACACCTCAGTAA
- the LOC136318393 gene encoding low affinity immunoglobulin epsilon Fc receptor-like isoform X4, whose protein sequence is MMLHRRQRQCSRQAVQIAVSALVTAALWAGLLTLILLWHWETMQDLKQLGDTAVLNISQVSKDLERHKADQMAQKSQASQMLQNMEKIQAEQKRMKTQDSELSRNLDGLQEDLSNLKSQGLNERRTALDSLERLQEEVAKLWIELRISNGSMCNTCPEKWVNFQWKCYYFGESAKKWIQARYTCSSLQGRLVSIHNQEEQDFLAKHINEKGSWIGLRDLNIEGEFVWMDENPLDYSNWQTGEPNNGGEGEDCVMMLGSGKWNDAFCNSYLDGWICDQLATC, encoded by the exons ATGATGCTTCACAGAAGGCAGCGGCAGTGCAGCAGGCAGGCGGTGCAGATTGCTGTGTCGGCGCTGGTGACAGCCGCACTGTGGGCTGGGCTGCTGACCCTGATACTCCTATGGC ACTGGGAGACTATGCAGGACCTGAAACAACTGGGAGACACTGCTGTCCTGAACA tctctcAGGTTTCCAAGGACTTGGAAAGACATAAAGCTGACCAGATGGCCCAGAAATCTCAGG CTTCCCAGATGTTGCAGAACATGGAGAAAATCCAAGCAGAACAGAAGAGAATGAAAACTCAGG ACTCTGAGCTCTCCCGGAACCTGGATGGACTTCAAGAGGACCTGAGCAACCTCAAGTCCCAGG GCTTAAATGAAAGACGCACAGCCTTGGATTCACTGGAAAGACTCCAGGAGGAGGTGGCAAAGctgtggatagagcttcgaaTATCCaatg GCTCCATGTGTAACACGTGCCCTGAGAAGTGGGTCAATTTTCAATGGAAGTGCTACTACTTTGGTGAGAGTGCCAAGAAGTGGATCCAGGCACGGTATACCTGCAGCAGTCTCCAGGGGCGGCTGGTCAGCATTCATAACCAGGAGGAGCAG GACTTCCTGGCCAAACACATCAATGAGAAGGGTTCCTGGATTGGCCTTCGGGACCTGAACATAGAGGGTGAATTTGTCTGGATGGATGAGAACCCCCTTGACTATAG CAACTGGCAGACAGGGGAACCCAACAATGGGGGCGAGGGTGAAGACTGTGTGATGATGCTGGGCTCCGGGAAGTGGAATGATGCCTTCTGCAACAGCTATCTCGATGGCTGGATATGTGACCAGCTGGCTACATGCTGA
- the LOC136318393 gene encoding low affinity immunoglobulin epsilon Fc receptor-like isoform X3, with protein MEESVYADVMMLHRRQRQCSRQAVQIAVSALVTAALWAGLLTLILLWHWETMQDLKQLGDTAVLNISQVSKDLERHKADQMAQKSQASQMLQNMEKIQAEQKRMKTQDSELSRNLDGLQEDLSNLKSQGLNERRTALDSLERLQEEVAKLWIELRISNGSMCNTCPEKWVNFQWKCYYFGESAKKWIQARYTCSSLQGRLVSIHNQEEQDFLAKHINEKGSWIGLRDLNIEGEFVWMDENPLDYSNWQTGEPNNGGEGEDCVMMLGSGKWNDAFCNSYLDGWICDQLATC; from the exons ATGGAGGAAAGTGTATACGCAG ATGTGATGATGCTTCACAGAAGGCAGCGGCAGTGCAGCAGGCAGGCGGTGCAGATTGCTGTGTCGGCGCTGGTGACAGCCGCACTGTGGGCTGGGCTGCTGACCCTGATACTCCTATGGC ACTGGGAGACTATGCAGGACCTGAAACAACTGGGAGACACTGCTGTCCTGAACA tctctcAGGTTTCCAAGGACTTGGAAAGACATAAAGCTGACCAGATGGCCCAGAAATCTCAGG CTTCCCAGATGTTGCAGAACATGGAGAAAATCCAAGCAGAACAGAAGAGAATGAAAACTCAGG ACTCTGAGCTCTCCCGGAACCTGGATGGACTTCAAGAGGACCTGAGCAACCTCAAGTCCCAGG GCTTAAATGAAAGACGCACAGCCTTGGATTCACTGGAAAGACTCCAGGAGGAGGTGGCAAAGctgtggatagagcttcgaaTATCCaatg GCTCCATGTGTAACACGTGCCCTGAGAAGTGGGTCAATTTTCAATGGAAGTGCTACTACTTTGGTGAGAGTGCCAAGAAGTGGATCCAGGCACGGTATACCTGCAGCAGTCTCCAGGGGCGGCTGGTCAGCATTCATAACCAGGAGGAGCAG GACTTCCTGGCCAAACACATCAATGAGAAGGGTTCCTGGATTGGCCTTCGGGACCTGAACATAGAGGGTGAATTTGTCTGGATGGATGAGAACCCCCTTGACTATAG CAACTGGCAGACAGGGGAACCCAACAATGGGGGCGAGGGTGAAGACTGTGTGATGATGCTGGGCTCCGGGAAGTGGAATGATGCCTTCTGCAACAGCTATCTCGATGGCTGGATATGTGACCAGCTGGCTACATGCTGA
- the LOC136318393 gene encoding low affinity immunoglobulin epsilon Fc receptor-like isoform X1 has protein sequence MMNPHSQEEGREPGPEVEQQDVMMLHRRQRQCSRQAVQIAVSALVTAALWAGLLTLILLWHWETMQDLKQLGDTAVLNISQVSKDLERHKADQMAQKSQASQMLQNMEKIQAEQKRMKTQDSELSRNLDGLQEDLSNLKSQGLNERRTALDSLERLQEEVAKLWIELRISNGSMCNTCPEKWVNFQWKCYYFGESAKKWIQARYTCSSLQGRLVSIHNQEEQDFLAKHINEKGSWIGLRDLNIEGEFVWMDENPLDYSNWQTGEPNNGGEGEDCVMMLGSGKWNDAFCNSYLDGWICDQLATC, from the exons ATGATGAACCCTCACAgccaggaagaggggagggagcctGGGCCTGAAGTGGAGCAACAAG ATGTGATGATGCTTCACAGAAGGCAGCGGCAGTGCAGCAGGCAGGCGGTGCAGATTGCTGTGTCGGCGCTGGTGACAGCCGCACTGTGGGCTGGGCTGCTGACCCTGATACTCCTATGGC ACTGGGAGACTATGCAGGACCTGAAACAACTGGGAGACACTGCTGTCCTGAACA tctctcAGGTTTCCAAGGACTTGGAAAGACATAAAGCTGACCAGATGGCCCAGAAATCTCAGG CTTCCCAGATGTTGCAGAACATGGAGAAAATCCAAGCAGAACAGAAGAGAATGAAAACTCAGG ACTCTGAGCTCTCCCGGAACCTGGATGGACTTCAAGAGGACCTGAGCAACCTCAAGTCCCAGG GCTTAAATGAAAGACGCACAGCCTTGGATTCACTGGAAAGACTCCAGGAGGAGGTGGCAAAGctgtggatagagcttcgaaTATCCaatg GCTCCATGTGTAACACGTGCCCTGAGAAGTGGGTCAATTTTCAATGGAAGTGCTACTACTTTGGTGAGAGTGCCAAGAAGTGGATCCAGGCACGGTATACCTGCAGCAGTCTCCAGGGGCGGCTGGTCAGCATTCATAACCAGGAGGAGCAG GACTTCCTGGCCAAACACATCAATGAGAAGGGTTCCTGGATTGGCCTTCGGGACCTGAACATAGAGGGTGAATTTGTCTGGATGGATGAGAACCCCCTTGACTATAG CAACTGGCAGACAGGGGAACCCAACAATGGGGGCGAGGGTGAAGACTGTGTGATGATGCTGGGCTCCGGGAAGTGGAATGATGCCTTCTGCAACAGCTATCTCGATGGCTGGATATGTGACCAGCTGGCTACATGCTGA